A genome region from Euphorbia lathyris chromosome 4, ddEupLath1.1, whole genome shotgun sequence includes the following:
- the LOC136227507 gene encoding small ribosomal subunit protein uS11m-like codes for MWSLSSLRKLNSSSLIGVNGGFKCISYVPSRFSSSYGSGDGDNEMERNSKPQDNMENMNSQDNLTGPTENSSARKFLQGTIDSLRLVGENKQMGRNSNPQGNSWGRTTNMSSQDNFQRPMTNISSQYNFPGSRGNMNSQDNYRRQMTNVGSRDILGETVKSVLSSGPRNYDMRRNSRPMDYVRGVIEQDQFAQYSMKQDAHFVLMQLGRNNTHINVTDANGATKFWTASGNKNVGGGAKVTRYAAEATAEFVGRRVREMGVKSVVVRVKGFTYFKKKRQAIMSFQEGFSSSRRDSPIKYIEDVTRSPHNGCRLPKKRRI; via the exons ATGTggtctctctcttctcttcgaAAGCTCAATTCTTCATCTCTGATCGGTGTCAATGGCGGATTTAAATGCATCTCTTATGTGCCCTCGAGATTCTCATCTAGTTATGGTTCTG GTGACGGAGACAATGAAATGGAGAGGAATTCCAAGCCACAAGATAACATGGAAAATATGAATTCACAGGATAACTTAACGGGACCAACGGAAAATTCGAGTGCAAGGAAGTTTTTACAAGGAACAATAGATTCCTTGCGTTTAG TTGGAGAGAACAAGCAAATGGGGAGGAATTCCAACCCGCAAGGTAACTCCTGGGGACGAACGACGAATATGAGTTCACAGGATAACTTCCAGAGACCAATGACGAATATCAGTTCACAGTATAACTTTCCGGGATCAAGGGGGAATATGAATTCACAGGATAATTACAGGCGACAAATGACAAATGTGGGTTCTAGGGATATTCTAGGAGAAACTGTGAAATCTGTGCTTTCTTCAGGTCCGAGAAATTATGATATGCGGAGGAACTCTAGGCCAATGGATTACGTAAGGGGAGTAATAGAGCAAGATCAATTTGCTCAATACAGTATGAAGCAAGATGCTCATTTTGTGCTCATGCAGCTCGGGCGAAATAATACTCACATCAATGTGACAGATGCCAACGGAGCTACAAAGTTCTGGACTGCATCAGGTAACAAAAACGTTGGAGGTGGCGCAAAAGTGACTCGATATGCTGCTGAAGCTACAGCAGAATTTGTCGGACGGAGGGTAAGAGAGATGGGAGTGAAATCTGTTGTGGTAAGAGTGAAAGGTTTCACTTACTTCAAGAAGAAAAGACAGGCAATAATGAGCTTCCAAGAGGGATTTTCGAGTTCGCGTAGAGATAGTCCGATCAAGTACATTGAAGATGTGACTCGTAGTCCCCATAATGGTTGCCGGCTTCCAAAGAAACGCCGGATTTAG